A DNA window from Iodobacter ciconiae contains the following coding sequences:
- a CDS encoding methyl-accepting chemotaxis protein, protein MTLKFRLFLMGLSGVAAVLIMGFIGLNGQNSSHKSVDDLLGGLSIMRNQMGSDMMHDAIRGDVLSAILAIKNNDMKGVESAEKDLAEHGNHFKELFANNEKIAKEAQIKNKIAAVKPVVDTYIALATKLFASAKADPAQMEKDLPIFQHQFEVLEEEMASLSDLIEKQSAEQSKGSADIFAQSQLHMLVFLAVVIVIMTLISALVTRQISSVLSEAISIAQDIAHGDFRRNIETSRKDEMGQLLLSLKAMQNHLESIIRQVSDSAEEVICYGQELAAQSTLIRTASENQNTSAEAIAESVGKMVESIEQVSGSTQRAHSLTAESAELSNDGAKMIAGVLAGMDEVEKSVSETSGIIRGLGEQSDQINSIVNVIKEIADQTNLLALNAAIEAARAGEQGRGFAVVADEVRTLAHRTTQATQEIGGVISSILQGTRDAIESMDRGVQRVKDGNEQAKAVALVVQRSCAGSEHVIESVMDIATAMQEQNRGSDMISQGIGQIVEMSGENVGATQRAVDTTARLNELAIKMKGLISQFKLHTLKTSRENID, encoded by the coding sequence ATGACATTGAAATTTAGATTATTTCTGATGGGGCTCTCTGGCGTAGCTGCTGTCCTGATCATGGGGTTTATTGGTTTGAACGGCCAGAATTCATCACACAAAAGTGTGGATGATTTGCTTGGCGGCTTATCCATTATGCGCAATCAAATGGGATCGGACATGATGCACGATGCAATTCGTGGCGATGTCCTGTCTGCAATATTGGCAATTAAAAATAATGATATGAAAGGAGTTGAATCTGCAGAAAAAGATTTAGCAGAGCATGGTAATCATTTTAAAGAGCTATTTGCCAATAACGAAAAAATTGCAAAAGAAGCACAAATTAAAAATAAGATTGCCGCTGTAAAACCCGTTGTTGATACTTATATTGCACTGGCAACCAAGCTGTTTGCCAGTGCCAAAGCCGATCCGGCACAAATGGAAAAAGATCTGCCTATTTTTCAGCATCAATTTGAAGTTTTGGAAGAAGAAATGGCCAGTTTGTCAGATTTAATTGAAAAACAATCTGCTGAACAATCAAAAGGCTCTGCAGATATTTTTGCTCAGTCACAATTACACATGCTGGTGTTTCTCGCCGTGGTGATTGTTATCATGACTTTAATTTCTGCCTTGGTTACCAGACAAATATCATCTGTATTAAGTGAAGCAATCTCCATTGCCCAGGATATTGCTCATGGTGATTTTCGCCGTAATATCGAGACTTCACGTAAAGATGAAATGGGGCAGTTATTATTATCTTTAAAGGCAATGCAAAATCATCTGGAAAGTATTATCCGGCAGGTAAGCGATAGTGCAGAAGAAGTGATTTGCTACGGGCAAGAGCTGGCGGCGCAATCTACCCTAATCAGAACGGCATCGGAAAATCAGAATACCTCGGCAGAAGCTATTGCCGAATCAGTTGGCAAAATGGTGGAGAGTATCGAGCAGGTTAGCGGCAGCACACAACGTGCTCATAGCCTGACAGCAGAATCTGCCGAGCTGTCTAATGATGGGGCCAAAATGATTGCAGGTGTGCTGGCAGGGATGGATGAAGTTGAAAAATCGGTTTCTGAAACCTCAGGTATTATTCGCGGCTTAGGTGAGCAATCCGATCAGATTAATTCGATTGTGAATGTCATTAAAGAAATTGCCGATCAAACTAATCTGCTGGCTTTAAATGCAGCGATTGAAGCTGCCAGGGCGGGTGAGCAGGGACGGGGGTTTGCTGTTGTGGCAGATGAGGTGCGTACCCTGGCACACAGAACTACGCAGGCTACCCAGGAAATTGGCGGTGTGATCAGTAGTATTTTACAAGGCACCCGGGATGCGATTGAGAGCATGGATAGAGGAGTACAGCGGGTTAAGGATGGTAATGAGCAGGCAAAGGCAGTAGCTTTGGTGGTGCAGCGCAGCTGTGCAGGTTCTGAGCATGTAATTGAATCGGTGATGGATATTGCGACGGCCATGCAGGAGCAAAACAGGGGCAGCGATATGATTTCACAGGGTATCGGGCAGATTGTAGAGATGTCGGGTGAAAATGTAGGAGCCACCCAGCGTGCCGTGGATACCACCGCACGCCTGAATGAGCTGGCGATTAAAATGAAAGGGTTAATCTCGCAATTTAAGCTGCATACTTTAAAAACCAGCCGGGAAAATATTGATTAA